Proteins from a genomic interval of Danio rerio strain Tuebingen ecotype United States chromosome 4, GRCz12tu, whole genome shotgun sequence:
- the LOC137490953 gene encoding uncharacterized protein, which translates to MAFIKEESEDVKIEETFTVKQEDLQEQTDLIEENEENKEEEHSVKIEEKTHLHTDGILKRRDTCTQCGKCFSRSSSLNKHMRIHTGGKPYTCTQCGKTFNSSSLLNQHMRIHTGEKPFTCTQCGKSFGRKGNLKIHMKIHTGEKPFTCCQCGKSFNCLSHFNLHMRIHTGETPFTCTQCGKSFSQSSSLNQHMRIHTGNKPFTCTQCGKSFKSSSHLIRHMRIHTGEKPFTCTQCGKSFNQSSQLNQHMMIHTGEKPFTCTQCGKSFTRSSSLNLHILTHTREKSFICT; encoded by the coding sequence acctaattgaagagaatgaggagaataaagaggaggaacatagtgtcaaaattgaggaaaaaactcatttacacactgatggtattttgaaaaggagagacacctgcactcagtgtggaaaatgtttcagccgatcatcatcccttaataaacacatgaggatccacactggagggAAACCAtatacttgcactcagtgtgggaagacttTTAACAGCTCATCACtacttaatcaacacatgaggatccacactggagagaaaccattcacatgcactcagtgtggaaagagttttggaagaaaaggcaatcttaagattcacatgaagatccacactggagagaaaccattcacatgctgtcagtgtgggaagagttttaactgcttatcacactttaatctacacatgaggatccacactggagagacaccattcacatgcactcagtgtgggaagagtttcagccaatcatcatcccttaatcaacacatgaggatccacaccggaaataaaccattcacatgcactcagtgtgggaaaagttttaaaaGCTCATCACACCTTattcgacacatgaggatccacactggagagaaaccattcacatgcactcaatgtgggaagagtttcaaccaatcatcacaacttaatcaacacatgatgatccacactggagagaaaccatttacatgcactcagtgtgggaagagtttcactcgatcatcatcccttaatctacacatatTAACCCACACTAGAGAGAAATCATTCATTTGTACTTAA
- the LOC137490934 gene encoding uncharacterized protein, with amino-acid sequence MAFIKEESEDVKIEETFTVKQEDLQEQTDLIEEKERRKEEEHHVKIEEKTHLQTDGILKRRDKNSFTCTQCGKILASKSKLKVHMRIHTGEKPFTCTQCGKSFSISSSLNLHMRIHTGEKPFTCTQCGKSFSHLSPFNKHMRIHTGEKPFTCTQCGKSFSLSTSLNLHMRIHAGEKPFTCTRCGKSFNCSSNLSKHMMIHTGEKPFTCTQCEKSFRISSSLNLHMRIHTGEKPFTCTQCGNSFSQSSSLNKHMRIHTGEKPFTCTQCGKSFNRSEHLNLHMRIHTGEKPFTCTECEKSFTCSSHLNRHMRKHTGEKPYACTQCGKIFSQSSCLNLHMVSHNGEKP; translated from the exons atggcgtttattaaagaggagagtgaagatgtgaagattgaagaaacattcacagtcaaacaggaagatctgcaggaacaaacag acctaattgaagagaaggAGAGgaggaaagaggaggaacatcatgttaaaattgaggaaaaaactcatttacagactgatggtatattgaaaaggagagacaaaaatagtttcacctgcactcagtgtggaaagattttggcaagcaaaagcaaacttaaggttcacatgaggatccacaccggagagaaaccattcacatgcactcaatgtgggaagagtttcagcatatcatcatcccttaatctacacatgaggatccacactggagagaaaccattcacatgcactcagtgtgggaagagtttcagccacttATCACcttttaataaacacatgaggatccacactggagagaaaccattcacatgcactcagtgtgggaagagtttcagcttatcaacatcccttaatctacacatgaggatccacgcaggagagaaaccattcacatgcactcggtgtgggaagagtttcaactgCTCATCAAACCTTAgtaaacacatgatgatccacactggagaaaaaccattcacgtgcactcagtgtgagaagagttttaggatatcatcatcccttaatctacacatgaggatccacactggagagaaaccattcacatgcactcagtgtgggaacagtttcagccaatcatcatctctTAATaagcacatgaggatccacactggagagaaaccattcacatgcactcagtgtgggaagagtttcaaccgatcagaacaccttaatctacacatgaggatccataccggagagaaaccattcacatgcactgagtgtgagaagagttttacctgctcatcacaccttaatcgacacatgaggaaacacactggagagaaaccatacgcatgcactcagtgtgggaagattttcagccaatcatcatgcCTTAATCTACACATGGTAAGCCACAACGGAGAGAAACCATGA
- the LOC137491206 gene encoding uncharacterized protein — translation MAFIKEESEDVKIEETFTVKQEDLQELTDPIEENVESKEEEHHVKIEEKTHLQTDGILKRRDENCFTCTQCGKSFSQSSSLNLHMMSHTGEKPFTCTQCGKTFNCSSHLNQHMRIHTGEKPFTCTQCGKSFSQSSNLNLHMRIHTGEKPFQCTQCGKSFSHSSSLNQHMRIHTGEKTFTCSQCGKSFNCLSLLNKHMKIHTGEKPFTCTQCGKSFSQSTSLNQHMRIHTGEKPFSCTQCGKSFRQSSSLNQHMKIHTGEKPFTCTQCGKSFNCKPHLNQHTRIHSGEKPFTCTQCGKSFSQSSNLNLHMINHTGEKPFTCTQCGKSFNFLSHLNLHMRIHTGEKPFTCTQCGRSFSHSSSLNRHMMRHTRDKPFMSNHVV, via the exons atggcgtttattaaagaggagagtgaagatgtgaagattgaagaaacattcacagtcaaacaggaagatctgcaggaactaacag acccaATTGAAGAGAATGTtgagagtaaagaggaggaacatcatgtcaaaattgaggaaaaaactcatttacagactgatggtattttgaaaaggagagacgagaattgtttcacctgcactcagtgtggaaagagtttcagccaatcatcatcccttaatctacacatgatgagccacactggagagaaaccatttacttgcactcagtgtgggaagacttttaactgctcatcacaccttaatcaacacatgaggatccacactggagagaaaccattcacatgcactcagtgtgggaagagtttcagccaatcatcaaaccttaatctacacatgaggatccacactggagagaaaccattccaatgtacccagtgtgggaagagtttcagccactcatcatcccttaatcaacacatgaggatccacactggagaaaaaacattcacatgctctcagtgtgggaagagttttaactgcttatcactccttaataaacacatgaagatccacactggagagaaaccattcacatgcactcagtgtgggaagagttttagccaatcaacctcccttaatcaacacatgagaatccacactggagaaaaaccattctcatgcactcagtgtgggaagagttttaggcAATCATCCtctcttaatcaacacatgaagatccacactggagagaaaccatttacttgcactcagtgtgggaagagttttaactgcaaaccacaccttaatcaacacacgagaatccactctggagagaaaccatttacatgcactcagtgtgggaagagtttcagccaatcatcaaaccttaatctacaTATGATaaaccacactggagagaaaccatttacttgcactcagtgtgggaagagttttaacttctTATCACACCTTAAtttacacatgaggatccacactggagagaaaccattcacatgcactcagtgtgggaggagtttcagccactcatcatcccttaatcgacacatgatgaGACACACCAGAGATAAACCATTTATGTCTAATCAtgttgtttaa